ACAATTCATCTATAAAATTAGGGTAATTTACCTAATTCTAATTAACGCATAATCATTTCGGTCTTGTGTGGTTAATCTCGCCGAGAATGAGAGTTTTCTCGGTATTCTCATTTAGAGCGAAATTATCATTTCCAATTGCTTGAAAAAAATGAGTTACATCCAATATATTTTTGGGCTGGGTGAGAATTATTGAATCGACCAGACTACCCTAGACGTTTTCTTGATTCATAAAATAGGTTTTATCATAGTCAGTTGGAGACTGATTATTTAGATAACCATGTTTACGTTTGCTGTTATAAAACATTTCGATGTAATCGAAAATATCTTCCTTAGCTTTTTCTCTATTTTTGTATTTTCTTCGCTTGATCCGTTCACGTTTTAGCAACTGAAAGAAGCTCTCAGCAACAGCATTATCATGGCAGTTACCTCTACGACTCATACTGAGTGATAAATTATGCTCAGCAGCAAATCGTTGCCAGTCATAACCTGTAAATTGGCTGCCTTGATCGGAATGTATAATAACCGTTTGCTTAGGTTTTCTTCGCCATACAGCAGCGAGTAATGCACTTAAGACTAAATCAGTATGCATCATCGATTGCATCGACCAGCCAACGACTTGCCGAGAAAACAAGTCGATAACTACGGCTAAATAGAGAAAGCCTTCGTGCGTATCAATATAAGTGATATCAGTTACCCAAGCTTGATTTGGCTGTACTACATCAAACTGTCGTTTTAACTGGTTATCTGCGACCACAGAAGGCTTAGTGCCATAGTTGCCTTTGCGCTTCTTATAGCCGACTTGAGCTTGAATGCCTGATAACTGCATTAATCGATGAACTCTATTCTTTGAGCAAACTTCACCTAAATCCAACATATCACTTTGAATTTTGCGATAACCGTAAACGCAGCCGCTTTCAAGCCAAGACTGTTTGATTAAACCCGTTAAGCGCTTGTCATCCTTAGCTCGCTTGGATTCTGGCTTTTGCAACCAAGCATGAAAGCCACTGCGGTGAACTTGCAACGCTTGGCACATCAGCTTTATGGGGTATTGGTTGAGCCGAGACTTTATGAACGTGTACTTTTCTTTGACTCGCCCGCAAAGTACACGGCGGCTTCCTTTAATAGATCACGTTCTTGTTGAGTACGCTTTAGTTCTTTCTCAAGCGCTTTAATACGCTTTTCTTGCTCGGATAATTCTTGGTAGTGTTCGCTGTTACTGCCATAGCGTTTTAACCAGATATAAAGACTATTTGTCGAGATATCTAACCGTTCTGCAACGCTTGCAACGGAGTGACCTTTTTCAGTCACTTGCTTAACGGCCTGAACCTTAAATTCTTCGGGAAATCTTTTAGCGCTCATTCATCCTCCTAGGACACAAAGTTTACAACTTATTTGTGTCTAGGAAAATCTGGTCGATTCATCAATTCAATAAATATATTATCTAATACAATCTAAATTTGTACGGTAGTTTCAATTTGTACAGGGAATGAAGTGTAGTGGTCAACTTAAATTGGCCACGGTTTTGTATTCAAGCCAGTATCTTTTCTCTGACTCATTTGGGGTTAAACCAGCATTGTAGTGATGCGGCCTAACTGAGCTGTAATAACCAACAATATAGTGTGTTATTTCAGCTCTAGCTTCAGTAAAGGAACGGTAACCCGTTGTGGGTATCCATTCTGTTTTTAAACTTCTAAAGAATCGCTCCATCGGGCTATTATCCCAACAATTACCACGGCGACTCATGCTTTGCTTTATCTGACAACGCCATAGCAATTGACGGTAGCTTCGGCTGGTGTAATGCGTCCCTTGGTCGCTATGGAACATCACACCTTTAGGCTTACCACGCATCTCATAAGCCATCATCAGTGCTTTGCTCGTCAATGCTGTATCAGGCGATAGAGACATTGCCCAACCAATCGGTTTTCTCGCAAATAAATCAATAACAACTGCTAAATAAGCCCAGCGATTGCCAACCCAGATATACGTAACATCACCGCACCAAACCTGATTCGGCTTAACCACATCAAACTGCTGATTGAGATGGTTAGGTATCGCCACATGCTCTTGATTTACTTTTCTATAACGGTGCTTCGGTAACTGGCAACTCACCAAGCCTAAACGTTTCATATAGCCTGTCGCCCTGAAACGTGAAATATCATAGCCACGGTCTATCGCTATCGTGGATATTGTACGAGAACCCGCTGCGCCATTACTTTCACGGTGGATTTGCTTAACGACAGCGATTTCTTTTAATTGCTTGCTATTCGGCTTCTTAGAGCGCTTATTCCAATACTTAAAGCTACTGCGATGAACATTAAATGTTTGGCAAATGGTGAATTCCGCATAGCTCTCTTTGAGTCGTTTAATTAGTTTAAATTGTTCATCGAGTCCGACATCAAGAGAGCGGTAGCCTTTTTTAGAATTTCCTTTTCTAATTCAATGCGTTTTATCTTTTTCTCAAGCTCTTTAATCTTACACTGCTCTGGTGTCATTGGGCTGGCTTTGCTGGTGATGCCTTTGCGTTCATTACGAAGCTGACGCACCCACTTATCCATTGTCGACTTACCAACGCTCATCGCTTCTGCTGCTTCTCGAACGGAATAACCTTGAT
This Thalassotalea euphylliae DNA region includes the following protein-coding sequences:
- a CDS encoding IS3 family transposase (programmed frameshift); this translates as MSAKRFPEEFKVQAVKQVTEKGHSVASVAERLDISTNSLYIWLKRYGSNSEHYQELSEQEKRIKALEKELKRTQQERDLLKEGRRVLCGRVKEKYTFIKSRLNQYPIKLMCQALQVHRSGFHAWLQKPESKRAKDDKRLTGLIKQSWLESGCVYGYRKIQSDMLDLGEVCSKNRVHRLMQLSGIQAQVGYKKRKGNYGTKPSVVADNQLKRQFDVVQPNQAWVTDITYIDTHEGFLYLAVVIDLFSRQVVGWSMQSMMHTDLVLSALLAAVWRRKPKQTVIIHSDQGSQFTGYDWQRFAAEHNLSLSMSRRGNCHDNAVAESFFQLLKRERIKRRKYKNREKAKEDIFDYIEMFYNSKRKHGYLNNQSPTDYDKTYFMNQENV
- a CDS encoding IS3 family transposase (programmed frameshift) encodes the protein MTRTGKRNFTPEFRLEAAQLVVDQGYSVREAAEAMSVGKSTMDKWVRQLRNERKGITSKASPMTPEQCKIKELEKKIKRIELEKEILKKGYRSLDVGLDEQFKLIKRLKESYAEFTICQTFNVHRSSFKYWNKRSKKPNSKQLKEIAVVKQIHRESNGAAGSRTISTIAIDRGYDISRFRATGYMKRLGLVSCQLPKHRYRKVNQEHVAIPNHLNQQFDVVKPNQVWCGDVTYIWVGNRWAYLAVVIDLFARKPIGWAMSLSPDTALTSKALMMAYEMRGKPKGVMFHSDQGTHYTSRSYRQLLWRCQIKQSMSRRGNCWDNSPMERFFRSLKTEWIPTTGYRSFTEARAEITHYIVGYYSSVRPHHYNAGLTPNESEKRYWLEYKTVANLS